The following proteins come from a genomic window of Daphnia carinata strain CSIRO-1 chromosome 6, CSIRO_AGI_Dcar_HiC_V3, whole genome shotgun sequence:
- the LOC130690536 gene encoding homeobox protein 5-like, with the protein MGRLRRGHSLEVIFEDETSEFQPSIARLEEEELTDEWQSYRRLSRRQILVQQQEEFQTSVQVTLCSQCCVASTEMDHDAPQADAAPHLPAGPRRRNSTYLALACANAVSQGAMTRSLRQMFESQPVRETQPLLSRAEIKQQIQAARLRRNSIAVLYPRSNQSLSEADDIVTAVPAVVIDAVPAPAVQPAKPSVLSVESPLPSAGPMDDAQNEPPVCVRCDKCSSILTSSPVAVSVVINNNNNNNNNNNNNNNNNNKRNVGETKMEEETQEQGNASPSKLMPTNREVVEEELPKPDTVKNARCLFESSLMEANKNNNNFSTLQHVKSNPSSKILRSESSMTLDRAGARSSSVAGRPPFRWPSRQEHLRNRSPSPSPSPSPIPALNLPAKSAKIASTLPSYYRSSPSLTQYRSSRHSLHSTDVESYVSEGGSDCWSSSDLESEASYSSCGGGGGGGGRDDLSDSLDGMRYISPDVMEKIRSYGMTLTFVNGKMVDDDDDDDEPEVIAKEAATRKVVQSIRSAGQSQPITAHKKCDPSATHVAPPSAKKTVAKQQQEAGSSPQPRIVACLPKQEADKPDKNNKKNNNNTKVQFNKKMRHSSGESSASSGVSSGTSNGAGSDGSEHNSPFATLKRTKSADADHTVERSPSPGPRQSGTVKAVGSSPFGCYSVVYSFSASARSPMYV; encoded by the exons ATGGGACGTCTACGACGTGGTCATAGTTTGGAAGTCATCTTTGAAGACGAAACGTCAGAATTCCAGCCATCGATCGCCCGGCTAGAAGAGGAAGA ATTGACCGATGAGTGGCAGAGCTACCGACGACTGAGCCGACGCCAGATCCTCGTGCAGCAGCAAGAAGAATTCCAGACGTCCGTCCAGGTGACCCTGTGCTCGCAGTGTTGCGTCGCCTCGACCGAGATGGACCACGACGCGCCTCAGGCCGATGCGGCGCCTCACTTGCCGGCCGGCCCGCGACGGCGCAACTCGACGTACTTGGCGCTGGCGTGCGCCAACGCCGTCAGCCAGGGCGCCATGACGCGCAGCCTGCGGCAAATGTTTGAAAGTCAGCCGGTGCGCGAGACGCAGCCGCTGCTCAGCCGGGCAGAGATCAAACAGCAAATTCAAGCGGCCCGGCTGCGTCGCAACAGCATCGCCGTCCTCTATCCGAGGAGCAACCAGAGCCTGTCGGAGGCCGACGACATCGTGACGGCCGTTCCGGCCGTCGTCATCGACGCTGTTCCCGCCCCTGCTGTACAGCCGGCCAAGCCGTCCGTCCTCTCCGTTGAATCGCCTCTCCCATCGGCTGGCCCGATGGACGACGCTCAAAACGAGCCGCCCGTATGCGTTCGCTGCGATAAATGCTCGTCCATCTTAACCAGTTCGCCCGTCGCAGTGTCCGTcgtcatcaacaacaacaacaacaacaacaacaacaataataataataataataataataataaaagaaacgttggcgaaacgaaaatggaagaagaaacgcAAGAACAAGGCAATGCTTCGCCCAGCAAATTAATGCCGACCAACCGCGAAGTAGTCGAAGAGGAACTGCCCAAGCCGGACACGGTCAAGAACGCGCGTTGCCTCTTTGAATCGAGTTTGATGGAAgccaacaagaacaacaacaatttcaGCACGTTGCAACACGTCAAATCGAACCCATCGAGCAAAATCTTGCGATCCGAGTCGAGCATGACGCTGGATCGGGCCGGCGCTCGCAGCTCCTCCGTGGCCGGCCGGCCGCCGTTCCGCTGGCCGTCGAGACAGGAGCACTTGCGCAACcgatcgccatcgccatcgccttccCCATCGCCGATTCCGGCCCTCAATCTGCCCGCAAAGTCGGCCAAAATCGCATCGACTTTGCCGTCGTACTACCGCAGTTCGCCGTCGTTGACGCAGTACCGTTCGTCGCGCCACTCTCTTCACTCGACCGACGTCGAGAGCTACGTTTCGGAAGGCGGAAGCGACTGCTGGAGCAGCAGCGATTTGGAGAGCGAGGCCAGCTATTCGTCatgcggcggcggcggcggcggcggcggccgcgATGACTTGTCCGATAGCCTGGACGGGATGCGCTACATATCGCCGGATGTGATGGAGAAAATCCGCTCTTACGGCATGACTCTCACCTTCGTCAACGGCAAAATGGTTGACgatgacgatgacgatgaCGAGCCGGAAGTGATTGCTAAAGAGGCCGCTACTAGGAAGGTCGTCCAATCGATCCGTTCTGCCGGACAGAGCCAACCGATAACGGCCCACAAGAAATGCGATCCTTCCGCGACGCACGTCGCCCCACCCTCGGCCAAGAAGACGGTGGccaaacaacagcaagagGCCGGCAGCAGTCCGCAGCCTCGCATCGTGGCCTGCCTTCCCAAACAGGAAGCGGACAAGCcggacaaaaacaacaagaaaaacaacaacaacaccaaaGTGCAATTCAACAAGAAGATGCGCCACAGTTCGGGCGAATCTTCGGCCAGTTCTGGCGTCAGTTCCGGTACTTCCAACGGAGCCGGAAGCGATGGAAGCGAGCACAACTCGCCTTTCGCTACGCTGAAACGCACGAAATCGGCGGATGCGGACCACACGGTGGAACGCAGTCCGTCGCCCGGCCCTCGCCAATCAGGCACGGTCAAAGCCGTCGGCTCCTCCCCTTTTGGATGCTATTCCGTCGTCTACAGCTTCAGCGCTTCCGCACGCAGCCCAATGTACGTCTGA
- the LOC130690598 gene encoding biogenesis of lysosome-related organelles complex 1 subunit 2-like yields MASSEPCHVESDKTEQEIKSPSVECSPKKGLTTLSTSTSSYEPLETHDPTLNRLAVTMFQKVHEYLQAELTSSESEYQLLEQMNKVTADKYRDLTQVAANVGKGIIELNAKFKSLEIYLEQIDQIEDNISKLEHAAYKLDAYTVRLENKFKALTAEKRQQCT; encoded by the exons ATGGCAAGTTCTGAACCATGTCATGTCGAATCTGATAAGACGGAACAGGAAATCAAATCTCCCAGTGTAGAATGCTCACCCAAAAAAG GTCTTACCACGTTATCGACAAGTACGAGCAGCTACGAACCACTAGAAACACATGATCCCACATTGAACCGATTAGCAGTCACCATGTTCCAAAAAGTTCACGAGTACCTGCAAGCAGAACTGACATCTTCAGAGAGTGAATATCAGCTACTGGAGCAGATGAACAAGGTAACAGCTGACAAGTACAGAGATCTGACCCAAGTGGCTGCTAATGTGGGGAAAGGAATCATTGAGCTTAATGCAAAAT TCAAGAGTCTTGAAATTTACCTAGAACAAATCGATCAAATTGAGGATAATATCTCGAAACTTGAGCATGCAGCATACAAGCTAGACGCTTACACAGTCAGACttgaaaataaattcaaagCTTTGACAGCTGAGAAACGACAGCAATGTACATAA